Proteins found in one Paenibacillus borealis genomic segment:
- the sigY gene encoding RNA polymerase sigma factor SigY encodes MGDGMLEKIRLAQQGDATAMAMLLREHYPFLYKYLIKATMDPSLAEELAQDTMVRCMEKIGSYNGTSAFSSWLITIASRLYIDRKRRWKRELKWQKEQTQEQGSRSIRWRFESRNMEWSEVLDALSRLSSAQRMAVLLKHYYGYGYDEIGVMLQIPSGTAKSRVASGLNQLRKELDEDEV; translated from the coding sequence ATGGGCGACGGGATGCTGGAGAAGATCAGACTGGCGCAGCAGGGGGATGCTACAGCGATGGCCATGCTGCTGCGGGAGCATTATCCCTTTCTATACAAGTATCTGATTAAGGCCACAATGGATCCTTCGCTTGCAGAAGAGCTGGCCCAGGATACGATGGTCAGATGCATGGAGAAGATCGGGAGTTACAATGGAACCTCTGCATTTTCCTCTTGGCTGATTACGATTGCCAGCCGTCTTTACATCGACCGCAAGCGGCGGTGGAAGCGTGAGTTGAAGTGGCAGAAGGAGCAGACTCAGGAGCAGGGGAGCCGCAGTATCCGCTGGAGGTTCGAAAGCCGGAATATGGAATGGAGCGAAGTGCTGGATGCTTTGTCCCGGCTGTCTTCGGCCCAGAGAATGGCTGTACTGCTGAAGCATTATTACGGATATGGTTACGATGAAATCGGCGTGATGCTGCAGATCCCATCAGGCACGGCGAAATCGCGTGTAGCCTCGGGACTTAATCAACTGCGGAAGGAGCTGGACGAGGATGAGGTTTAA
- a CDS encoding MBL fold metallo-hydrolase, which translates to MLNIRSYNLGPLQTNAYLLTGADPAKGVIIDPGANPAALLRAAEGMEIEAILLTHAHFDHIAGLDEVRKAKKCPVYIHALESEWLGSPKLNGSLMWPESSPPVSTDPAEYDLAEGQILKLLGLTFRVLHTPGHSPGSVSFLCGNDLFSGDVLFKMGVGRTDLPGGRERDLFDSIRGKLYRLDEEVKVYPGHGPRTSIGFEKLHNPYVPM; encoded by the coding sequence ATGCTTAATATAAGGTCTTATAATCTTGGACCGCTTCAGACGAACGCTTATCTCCTGACAGGAGCCGACCCTGCCAAGGGGGTAATTATCGATCCCGGTGCGAATCCGGCTGCTCTTCTCCGTGCTGCTGAAGGCATGGAAATAGAGGCAATACTGCTGACTCACGCCCACTTTGATCATATTGCCGGACTGGATGAAGTCCGCAAGGCCAAGAAGTGCCCTGTGTATATACATGCTCTGGAGAGTGAGTGGCTGGGCAGTCCCAAGCTGAACGGCTCGCTGATGTGGCCTGAATCCTCTCCTCCGGTCAGTACAGATCCGGCAGAATACGATTTGGCCGAGGGCCAGATTCTGAAGCTGCTCGGACTAACCTTCCGGGTGCTGCATACACCTGGACATTCCCCGGGAAGTGTCAGCTTCCTGTGCGGAAATGATCTGTTCTCAGGCGATGTATTGTTCAAAATGGGAGTAGGACGCACCGACCTGCCCGGCGGCAGAGAACGTGACCTGTTCGACTCGATCCGCGGTAAGCTGTACCGGCTGGATGAAGAAGTGAAGGTTTATCCCGGACATGGACCTCGCACATCCATCGGGTTTGAGAAGCTGCACAACCCATATGTTCCTATGTAA
- a CDS encoding thioredoxin family protein — MKQNVASKFGQGLTPRQFVEGMTKNQQAFESWYEKFAWADESDREYFESLNHRDDLRVLILAADWCGDVVRNVPVVFRILETAGIKTEVLILEENQDVMDNFLTMGGRSVPIVIFADTGGYVLGHWGPRPEHVQSLMRQFKQENPDREAADYEGKITEVRKAMGQAYGEGTESHAVIAKELRSLISGF, encoded by the coding sequence ATGAAACAGAATGTAGCTTCTAAATTTGGCCAGGGATTGACCCCGCGCCAGTTCGTGGAAGGCATGACGAAGAACCAGCAGGCTTTTGAATCCTGGTATGAGAAGTTTGCCTGGGCAGATGAGAGTGACCGGGAATATTTCGAGAGCTTGAATCACCGGGATGATCTGCGGGTGCTGATTCTGGCTGCTGACTGGTGCGGAGATGTGGTACGTAATGTCCCCGTTGTGTTCCGCATCCTGGAGACGGCAGGCATTAAGACTGAAGTGCTGATTCTGGAAGAGAACCAGGATGTTATGGACAACTTCCTGACCATGGGCGGACGTTCGGTTCCGATCGTGATTTTTGCCGATACCGGCGGCTATGTGCTGGGCCATTGGGGACCGCGTCCGGAGCATGTGCAGTCACTGATGAGACAGTTTAAGCAGGAGAACCCGGACCGCGAAGCAGCGGATTACGAGGGCAAAATCACCGAAGTGCGCAAAGCCATGGGCCAAGCCTACGGAGAAGGAACGGAATCACACGCGGTTATTGCCAAAGAGCTGCGCAGTCTGATCTCCGGATTCTAA
- a CDS encoding DedA family protein, with protein sequence MHFISELISHLFEWIQSLGYFGIMIGLMIEVIPSEIVLAFGGYLVSQGDINFFGAVLFGTVGGVVAQIFVYWIGRYGGRPVLEKYGKYIFIKKKHIDHSEEWFQKYGTGVIFTARFIPVVRHAISVPAGISRMPLAKFTMLTTLAVIPWSALFVYLGYTLGDKWETIDEVAAKYTHEIILAALAVIVLYFLFKWYKSKKKGSAV encoded by the coding sequence TTGCATTTTATATCTGAGCTGATTTCGCATTTATTTGAATGGATTCAGAGCCTGGGTTACTTCGGGATTATGATCGGCCTGATGATTGAAGTCATACCAAGTGAGATAGTATTGGCTTTTGGCGGTTATCTAGTTTCGCAAGGGGATATTAATTTTTTTGGCGCAGTTCTGTTTGGTACGGTTGGCGGTGTAGTCGCCCAGATTTTCGTATATTGGATCGGCCGTTACGGCGGCAGACCCGTACTGGAGAAGTACGGCAAGTATATTTTTATCAAAAAGAAGCATATTGACCATTCCGAAGAATGGTTCCAGAAATACGGGACCGGCGTTATCTTCACCGCCCGTTTTATCCCGGTTGTCCGCCATGCGATCTCTGTTCCCGCTGGTATTTCGCGCATGCCGCTGGCTAAGTTCACTATGCTGACCACGCTGGCTGTTATTCCGTGGAGTGCACTGTTTGTATATCTAGGATACACTCTCGGCGATAAATGGGAGACTATTGATGAAGTCGCAGCTAAGTATACGCATGAAATCATTCTTGCCGCACTTGCAGTTATTGTTCTGTATTTCCTGTTCAAGTGGTACAAATCCAAGAAGAAAGGTAGTGCAGTATGA
- a CDS encoding SdpI family protein produces the protein MMKDFQWKWQDTLIVILGLFSLGYALLNYGRLPDQLPAQFSITGKVNTYWGKNSVIALLFFMGTIFPLAMQFMRKIDPKRENYNKFQSAYKMIRLAVGIICDAALVLSVTYGLNEHFAAGKWATVSLGLLFIVIGNFMPQIRDNYFTGVRTPWTLANPEVWRKTHRLSGIMWVIGGLLIALGAFMPKALSISMIITALVIATIVPYVYSWLISRGIKA, from the coding sequence ATGATGAAGGATTTCCAATGGAAGTGGCAGGACACGCTGATTGTGATTCTGGGATTGTTCTCACTCGGCTACGCACTGCTTAATTACGGCAGGCTGCCGGATCAGCTGCCTGCCCAATTCAGCATTACAGGCAAGGTCAACACGTACTGGGGCAAGAACTCGGTCATTGCCTTACTCTTTTTTATGGGAACTATTTTCCCTTTGGCCATGCAGTTCATGCGTAAAATCGATCCCAAAAGAGAGAACTACAATAAGTTTCAAAGCGCTTATAAAATGATCCGCCTGGCAGTGGGCATTATATGCGATGCTGCACTTGTGCTGTCGGTCACTTACGGTCTCAATGAGCATTTTGCCGCCGGGAAGTGGGCTACTGTAAGTCTCGGGCTGCTGTTCATAGTAATCGGAAACTTCATGCCGCAGATCAGGGACAACTATTTCACCGGAGTGCGCACGCCTTGGACGCTGGCTAACCCTGAGGTGTGGCGGAAGACCCACCGTCTCTCCGGGATCATGTGGGTAATTGGCGGATTGCTGATTGCGCTTGGAGCTTTTATGCCAAAAGCTCTGTCCATCAGCATGATCATTACCGCCCTGGTCATCGCTACTATCGTGCCCTATGTGTATTCGTGGCTGATCTCGCGGGGGATCAAGGCCTGA
- a CDS encoding O-antigen ligase family protein, translated as MRMNRVQRYGESAVGVVSGLALIAAAAAACVLRGFFFAGEMYLFLTVWFVLCGVLAIAGLVLYATSGWGKRPKLVAALPGSAAKALALPGGVLKNASAEGAVEAMTGSGRLMTGDAGKSEVAEAAVGELTGSVRLMSGDVLMVAVAEKAVGELPGSGRLMTGDAGEGAIAEAAVGKLTGSGWLKTGDAGEIVAAEAAVGELPGSGRLMTGEAGEGAIAEAAVVELRGSSRLMTGEAGMGAVEVVSWSGVLAGRSLMVKAAILMLPGFSVVIFILYGIHALRQPISSQGTLNELLRWGLYDSFALFALLAAGARRGGAILAAVWHLLGLVISLSALLAVCGGLPIPYAVSYSQSPEVSATGARLAGLLQYPNTFGAVMAVFLLERLFAAAYEPELKEGKGAEPAGSGPAGLWLTAARLLPLFPYAAALLLSESRGAWLAAAAAGAAALLWKRQLSAPLLLAGAAPVAAAALLYRQLARTGLAVEPLPGLLLLAGFWAGALLAGLWLHRRSSRAAGWHRAAMLALAAGAWTAAASAVLLQVRARITGPSPTAAARGLFYRDAWKLAAEAPWLGRGGETWRHAYLAAQSRPYVGSQVHSGYLDILLNLGTAGLAAVLLLLLSAGWLVFKASPRLLPPLLVILLHSAVDFDWSYGLIWLLLLLLPAWALAETIDQPVAEDTAILTRLRRSWPYAGIAVLCALTLMLSILSFQMTRGADLYKEAARVSGDPAAQTALLQQSLEWNPREPQTAVALSRLLAQEQGTDLLQRSLKYSPGSAALHWELAGRYLQGSDPGEALYWVRRSLQADIFNAAKRMAAIEGMLKMAERGLAEGDRQRSADSAAAGLELLRQYSLLAGKELSIGRQHNDRGFRINKEAEAAYLRLRTLQALAILEELLKLVAR; from the coding sequence ATGCGGATGAATCGGGTTCAGCGGTACGGGGAATCGGCGGTAGGTGTGGTTAGCGGCTTGGCATTAATTGCGGCGGCAGCAGCGGCATGTGTGCTGAGAGGATTCTTTTTTGCCGGAGAGATGTATCTCTTCCTGACCGTATGGTTTGTACTGTGCGGGGTTCTGGCGATAGCGGGACTTGTCCTGTATGCCACCTCCGGCTGGGGGAAGAGGCCGAAGCTGGTGGCGGCGCTGCCGGGGAGTGCGGCGAAAGCGCTGGCGTTGCCTGGAGGCGTCCTGAAGAATGCGTCAGCGGAGGGTGCAGTTGAGGCGATGACGGGAAGCGGCCGGTTGATGACTGGTGATGCTGGGAAGAGTGAGGTAGCGGAGGCGGCAGTAGGGGAGTTGACGGGGAGTGTCCGGTTAATGAGTGGTGATGTTCTGATGGTTGCGGTAGCGGAGAAGGCAGTAGGGGAGTTGCCGGGAAGCGGCCGATTGATGACTGGTGATGCTGGGGAAGGTGCCATAGCCGAGGCGGCAGTTGGGAAGTTGACGGGAAGTGGCTGGTTGAAGACTGGTGATGCTGGGGAGATTGTAGCAGCGGAGGCGGCAGTAGGGGAGTTGCCGGGAAGCGGCCGATTGATGACTGGTGAAGCTGGGGAAGGTGCCATAGCCGAGGCAGCAGTTGTGGAGTTGCGGGGAAGCAGCCGGTTGATGACTGGTGAGGCAGGGATGGGTGCAGTTGAGGTAGTGTCCTGGAGCGGAGTGTTGGCTGGCAGAAGCCTAATGGTGAAAGCGGCTATTTTGATGTTGCCCGGCTTCAGCGTTGTAATCTTTATCCTGTATGGTATTCATGCGCTACGTCAGCCTATATCCTCGCAAGGTACGCTGAATGAGTTGCTGCGCTGGGGATTGTATGACAGCTTTGCATTGTTTGCCTTGCTTGCGGCCGGAGCCCGCCGGGGAGGGGCCATTCTTGCAGCAGTCTGGCATCTTCTGGGTCTCGTGATCAGCCTGTCTGCCTTATTGGCAGTATGCGGAGGCCTGCCTATTCCCTATGCGGTATCCTACAGCCAGTCGCCTGAGGTCAGTGCCACTGGGGCCCGGCTGGCCGGACTGCTCCAGTATCCGAATACCTTTGGTGCGGTGATGGCTGTGTTTCTGCTGGAGCGGTTATTTGCGGCTGCTTATGAACCAGAGCTGAAGGAGGGAAAAGGAGCAGAACCTGCGGGGAGCGGACCCGCAGGGCTCTGGCTAACAGCGGCGCGCTTGCTGCCGCTGTTCCCGTATGCGGCCGCGCTGTTGCTCAGCGAGTCGCGCGGCGCATGGCTGGCTGCGGCTGCCGCCGGCGCCGCAGCCCTGCTCTGGAAGCGGCAGCTGTCCGCGCCGCTTCTGCTGGCCGGCGCCGCGCCCGTGGCCGCCGCGGCGCTCCTGTACCGCCAGCTGGCCCGCACCGGGCTGGCGGTAGAGCCCTTGCCCGGCCTGCTGCTGCTGGCCGGGTTCTGGGCCGGCGCGCTGCTAGCCGGCCTATGGCTTCACCGCCGCAGCAGCCGCGCGGCGGGCTGGCACCGCGCCGCCATGCTGGCGCTGGCGGCGGGGGCCTGGACGGCGGCGGCCAGCGCCGTCCTCCTGCAGGTACGCGCGCGGATTACCGGGCCGTCACCGACGGCCGCCGCGCGCGGGCTCTTCTACCGCGATGCCTGGAAGCTCGCGGCAGAGGCGCCCTGGCTGGGGCGCGGGGGGGAGACCTGGCGGCATGCGTACCTCGCCGCCCAGTCCCGCCCCTATGTAGGCAGCCAGGTGCACAGCGGTTATCTCGACATCCTGCTCAATCTGGGGACAGCCGGTCTGGCAGCTGTCCTCCTGCTGCTGCTGTCCGCAGGCTGGCTCGTATTCAAGGCGTCACCAAGGCTGCTTCCGCCTCTGCTCGTCATCCTTCTGCATAGCGCAGTTGATTTTGATTGGAGCTACGGATTGATATGGCTGCTGCTCCTGCTGCTGCCTGCATGGGCTCTTGCTGAAACCATAGATCAGCCAGTGGCGGAGGATACCGCCATCCTTACAAGGCTGCGGCGATCATGGCCGTATGCAGGAATCGCCGTTCTCTGCGCCTTGACCCTCATGCTCAGCATCCTTTCATTTCAGATGACGAGAGGAGCCGATTTGTACAAGGAGGCCGCCCGCGTAAGCGGTGATCCTGCTGCACAAACTGCACTGCTGCAGCAATCGCTGGAGTGGAATCCAAGAGAGCCGCAGACCGCCGTCGCTTTGTCCCGGCTGCTTGCACAGGAGCAGGGGACTGACTTATTGCAGCGCAGTTTGAAATATTCACCGGGGAGTGCTGCGCTGCACTGGGAGCTTGCAGGACGTTATCTGCAAGGCAGCGATCCTGGAGAGGCGCTGTACTGGGTCCGCCGCAGTCTGCAGGCGGATATATTTAACGCCGCCAAAAGAATGGCGGCGATAGAAGGGATGCTTAAAATGGCCGAACGCGGTTTGGCGGAAGGGGACCGGCAGAGGTCGGCAGACAGCGCGGCTGCCGGACTGGAGCTGCTGCGGCAATACAGCCTGCTTGCCGGTAAAGAGCTTAGCATAGGAAGGCAGCACAATGACCGCGGCTTCAGAATCAATAAAGAAGCCGAAGCTGCTTACCTTCGGCTGAGAACTTTGCAGGCACTGGCCATACTGGAGGAGCTGCTGAAGCTAGTGGCCCGCTGA